In Streptomyces sp. NBC_00414, a single window of DNA contains:
- a CDS encoding DHA2 family efflux MFS transporter permease subunit — translation MNVTTTESVPQGRRAATLVMACVGVFVAYLPVTTVSVSLPAIQRAMHASTAQLAWVSDAFVLPMAALILTAGVVGDVHGRKKVFQAGLAFCAAGAAVALSAQSIEVLWIGQALAGLGAAALLPTTLALISHVVPDPRERGKFIGLWAMSLLSALALGPIIAGVILEHFAWRWIYLLAVPASLVAMACAARLLTDSRAAGSRRLDWPGQITAALAITALVYGVIEGGAESFSDPKVLVALCTAVVGAVAFVLVERRSDSPMLDLKLFRSAAFSATTLVAMISFLGLIGFFFALSLYFGMVQQLSTLEAGFRLVTVSLMAILVGAPVGRLMHRVSARVLITGGLLVSAGALLSLTTIDADTSYVSLVWRLALLGLGMGLVITPMTATAVASVPHHLAGMAAAGNNAFRQVGGALGPAVLGALLTSRATDSLSGHLAEAGLTGAQRQSVVSAVDEGGLGAVARMDLGPAQGRALGALSEAFLDGLHLCLIVSAVLTLLAAAVAAILLRAPRQARTVMAGSGAGAGADAGSGPGSDGAEAPPRRGAVAAGREFDRR, via the coding sequence GTGAACGTCACCACTACCGAGAGCGTCCCGCAGGGCAGGCGGGCCGCCACGCTCGTCATGGCCTGTGTGGGCGTGTTCGTCGCCTATCTGCCGGTGACCACCGTCTCGGTGAGCCTGCCGGCCATCCAGCGGGCGATGCATGCCTCGACCGCCCAACTGGCCTGGGTGTCCGACGCGTTCGTCCTGCCCATGGCCGCCCTCATCCTCACCGCCGGAGTCGTCGGTGACGTCCACGGCCGCAAGAAGGTGTTCCAGGCGGGCCTGGCCTTCTGCGCCGCGGGCGCCGCCGTGGCACTGTCCGCCCAGTCGATCGAGGTCCTCTGGATCGGCCAGGCCCTCGCGGGCCTCGGCGCGGCGGCGCTGCTGCCCACGACCCTCGCACTGATCAGCCATGTCGTCCCGGACCCCCGGGAGCGCGGCAAGTTCATCGGCCTGTGGGCGATGTCCCTGCTGTCGGCCCTGGCGCTCGGCCCGATCATCGCCGGGGTCATCCTCGAACACTTCGCCTGGCGGTGGATCTACCTGCTGGCGGTCCCCGCCTCGCTCGTCGCCATGGCCTGCGCGGCCCGGCTGCTGACCGACTCCCGCGCCGCCGGTTCGCGCCGGCTGGACTGGCCCGGCCAGATCACCGCCGCCCTGGCGATCACCGCGCTCGTCTACGGGGTCATCGAGGGCGGCGCCGAGTCCTTCTCGGACCCGAAGGTGCTGGTGGCCCTGTGCACGGCCGTCGTCGGCGCGGTCGCCTTCGTCCTCGTGGAGCGGCGCAGCGACAGCCCGATGCTGGACCTGAAGCTGTTCCGCAGCGCGGCCTTCAGCGCCACCACCCTGGTCGCCATGATCAGCTTCCTGGGCCTGATCGGGTTCTTCTTCGCCCTCAGCCTCTACTTCGGCATGGTCCAGCAGCTCAGCACCCTGGAAGCGGGTTTCCGGCTGGTGACGGTCAGCCTGATGGCCATCCTGGTGGGAGCGCCGGTCGGCCGCCTGATGCACCGGGTCTCGGCACGTGTCCTGATCACCGGCGGCCTGCTCGTCAGCGCGGGCGCCCTGCTGTCCCTCACCACGATCGACGCCGACACCTCGTACGTCTCGCTGGTCTGGCGGCTGGCGCTGCTGGGCCTCGGCATGGGACTGGTCATCACGCCCATGACCGCCACCGCGGTCGCCTCCGTGCCGCATCACCTGGCCGGTATGGCGGCCGCCGGGAACAACGCCTTCCGGCAGGTCGGCGGCGCGCTCGGACCGGCCGTCCTGGGTGCCCTGCTCACCAGCCGGGCCACCGACTCCCTGTCCGGGCACCTCGCCGAGGCGGGTCTGACGGGGGCGCAGCGGCAGAGCGTCGTCTCGGCCGTGGACGAGGGCGGTCTCGGCGCGGTCGCGCGGATGGATCTGGGTCCGGCCCAGGGCCGCGCGCTGGGCGCGCTGTCCGAGGCGTTCCTCGACGGCCTCCACCTGTGCCTGATCGTGTCCGCGGTCCTGACGCTGCTCGCCGCCGCGGTCGCCGCGATTCTGCTGCGCGCGCCCCGGCAGGCGCGGACGGTGATGGCAGGGTCCGGTGCCGGTGCCGGTGCCGACGCCGGATCCGGTCCGGGTTCCGATGGCGCCGAGGCACCTCCGCGGCGCGGGGCCGTGGCGGCCGGGCGCGAATTCGACCGCCGGTGA